From one Maniola jurtina chromosome 5, ilManJurt1.1, whole genome shotgun sequence genomic stretch:
- the LOC123865140 gene encoding serine protease 27-like — protein MYFMKETIYRLVMLHNLVLNLNAQEFKDEYYSRNSYADIVESIPQGVVNSGESYVSNDDDEKLNDEDIVSLLEERYRFMNDNTSTRYQIRKDDKVYPESNTDRKLAWAFRAYAVRRIVGGMETSICMYPYNVAISRNGKHWCGGSIIDEQWVLTAGHCLESAHDGDKKKLLPFIIRAGSSFHNRGGYQARVNKVFFPKSYSPGNADYDFSLLRLDRPMPIGRNIAVLNLPAKEYLIQNDDILIVTGWGSTHNSGYGHIPDRLRFVPVPMMKLEACQKAYRFYITPRMLCAGYATGGKDACNHDSGGPAVRDGVLLGIVSFGGKKCGDPRSPGVYSRVTEITDWVETTINDNEAWKVPELKAKIEKARQRERELQKFKAIVEEKKNKIKNWLRETLKSPTFLEVAKKKLEEAGFHFRRNYKKIDVSKSIIDDTTMDEINLSNLINERILEEGAEKNEAELLLRTLAMQEVIFNGDSKEGFASTDFEGSEENTKAILAYLINK, from the exons atgtattttatgaaAGAAACTATATACAGATTAGTTATGTTACACAACttagttttgaatttaaatGCACAAGAATTTAAAGATGAATATTACAGTAGAAATTCATACGCTGATATAGTTGAATCTATTCCCCAAGGTGTTGTGAATAGTGGTGAAAGTTATGTaagcaatgatgatgatgaaaaactTAACGATGAAGATATTGTATCACTGTTAGAAGAGAGGTACAGATTCATGAACGATAACACATCGACACGGTATCAGATAAGAAAGGATGATAAAGTTTACCCAG AATCGAACACCGATCGTAAGCTTGCGTGGGCTTTCCGCGCCTACGCGGTGCGTCGGATCGTGGGCGGGATGGAAACCAGTATCTGCATGTACCCGTACAACGTCGCCATCTCCAGGAACGGCAAGCACTGGTGCGGTGGTTCCATCATTGATGAGCAGTGGGTGCTAACTGCTGGACATTGCTTGGAGTC GGCACATGATGGTGATAAGAAGAAACTCCTTCCCTTCATCATTCGAGCCGGGAGCTCGTTTCACAATCGTGGAGGATATCAGGCGAGAGTAAACAAG GTCTTTTTTCCCAAGAGCTATTCTCCAGGCAATGCAGACTATGACTTCTCCCTACTACGTCTTGACCGTCCGATGCCTATCGGCCGTAACATAGCAGTTCTGAACCTGCCTGCAAAAGAATATCTGATACAAAACGATGATATCCTCATCGTCACTGGATGGGGTAGTACCCAT AATTCCGGTTACGGTCACATTCCGGACCGGTTGCGCTTCGTGCCGGTTCCTATGATGAAACTGGAAGCTTGTCAGAAGGCTTATAGATTCTACATCACGCCGAGGATGCTGTGTGCTGGATACGCTACTGGAGGAAAGGATGCTTGTAAT CACGATTCAGGTGGGCCAGCAGTCCGCGATGGCGTTTTACTTGGAATAGTCTCATTTGGCGGTAAAAAGTGTGGCGATCCCAGGTCCCCTGGGGTCTACAGCAGGGTGACTGAAATAACCGATTGGGTGGAGACCACGATCAACGATAACGAGGCCTGGAAAGTTCCTGAGCTGAAAGCGAAAATAGAGAAAGCCAGGCAAAGAGAGCGCGAGTTGCAGAA GTTTAAGGCAATAGTAgaagaaaaaaagaataaaataaagaattggCTCAGAGAGACGCTTAAATCGCCAACTTTTCTAGAAGTGGCCAAGAAAAAACTTGAAGAGGCCGGATTTCATTTCAGAaggaattacaaaaaaattgacgTTTCAAAGAGTATTATTGATGATACAACTATGGATGAGATAAATCTGTCTAATCTTATAAATGAGAGGATTTTAGAAGAGGGCGCAGAAAAGAATGAAGCAGAACTTCTTCTAAGAACCTTAGCAATGCAAGAGGTGATATTTAATGGGGACAGCAAAGAAGGATTTGCTTCTACGGATTTCGAAGGCAGTGAGGAAAATACTAAAGCTATTTTAgcgtatttaataaataaataa
- the LOC123865143 gene encoding uncharacterized protein LOC123865143 yields MTSTAAIVIAFSLLIYELTLLPNSSTLIKGEHPESKLVFLLTLCLLLKGFPLCPGIIARTTFFPACLLVEIPLSLTILESSLIYVWKPLQEYLLLYSDDILVHLYEDTRYMWLVCPLCCGKSGCNEIFTNLVLKVMSFVFLITICFALKNKA; encoded by the exons ATGACAAGCACAGCTGCAATAGTAATTGCATTTTCCCTGCTGATTTATGAGCTGACCTTACTACCTAACAGCT CTACCCTCATCAAAGGAGAGCATCCAGAATCGAAGTTGGTGTTCCTTTTAACTCTATGCTTGCTGTTGAAAGGATTTCCTTTGTGTCCCGGGATCATAGCCCGGACGACTTTCTTTCCAGCATGTCTTTTAGTGGAG ATACCGTTATCCCTGACTATACTAGAGAGTTCCCTGATATATGTGTGGAAACCACTTCAAGAGTATTTACTCCTTTACTCTGATGATATTCTGGTACATCTGTATGAAGACACGCGGTATATGTGGTTAGTCTGCCCTCTTTGCTGCGGTAAAAGCGGTTGTAACGAAATTTTTACTAACCTGGTACTTAAAGTGAtgagttttgtatttttgataACAATTTGTTTTGCATTAAAGAATAAAgcttga